A genomic window from Klebsiella quasipneumoniae subsp. quasipneumoniae includes:
- the glpK gene encoding glycerol kinase GlpK translates to MTDKKYIVALDQGTTSSRAVVMDHDANIVSVSQREFEQIYPKPGWVEHDPMEIWASQSSTLVEALAKADINSDQIAAIGITNQRETVVVWERETGKPIYNAIVWQCRRTAEICEQLKRDGMEEYIRKATGLVVDPYFSGTKVKWILDHVEGSRERAKRGELLFGTVDTWLIWKMTQGRVHVTDYTNASRTMLFNIHDLDWDDKMLDALDIPRAMLPEVRKSSEVYGQTNIGGKGGTRIPIAGIAGDQQAALFGQLCVKEGMAKNTYGTGCFMLMNTGEKAVTSTHGLLTTIACGPRGEVNYALEGAVFMAGASIQWLRDEMKLISDAFDSEYFATKVKDTNGVYVVPAFTGLGAPYWDPYARGAIFGLTRGVNSNHIIRATLESIAYQTRDVLEAMQADSGIRLHALRVDGGAVANNFLMQFQSDILGTRVERPEVREVTALGAAYLAGLAVGFWQNLDELQEKAVIEREFRPGIETTERNYRYSGWKKAVKRALAWEEHDEA, encoded by the coding sequence ATGACCGACAAAAAATATATCGTTGCGCTTGACCAGGGCACTACCAGCTCCCGGGCCGTTGTGATGGATCATGATGCCAATATCGTCAGCGTCTCCCAGCGAGAATTCGAACAAATTTATCCTAAGCCAGGCTGGGTCGAACACGACCCGATGGAAATCTGGGCGTCCCAAAGCTCGACGCTGGTCGAAGCGCTGGCCAAAGCGGATATCAACTCCGATCAGATCGCGGCCATCGGTATCACCAACCAGCGTGAGACCGTGGTGGTGTGGGAGCGTGAGACCGGCAAACCGATCTATAACGCCATCGTCTGGCAGTGCCGCCGCACCGCAGAGATCTGCGAGCAGCTCAAGCGTGACGGGATGGAGGAGTATATCCGCAAGGCCACTGGCCTGGTGGTGGACCCCTACTTCTCCGGCACCAAGGTGAAATGGATCCTCGACCATGTCGAAGGTTCCCGTGAGCGTGCGAAGCGCGGTGAGCTGCTGTTTGGCACCGTGGACACCTGGCTTATCTGGAAGATGACCCAGGGTCGCGTGCACGTCACCGACTACACCAACGCCTCGCGCACCATGCTGTTCAACATCCACGACCTGGACTGGGACGACAAGATGCTCGACGCGCTGGATATTCCGCGCGCCATGCTGCCGGAAGTGCGCAAGTCGTCCGAAGTGTACGGCCAGACCAACATCGGTGGTAAAGGCGGGACCCGTATTCCTATCGCCGGGATCGCCGGTGACCAGCAGGCGGCCCTGTTCGGCCAGCTGTGCGTCAAGGAAGGGATGGCGAAAAATACCTATGGCACCGGCTGCTTTATGCTGATGAACACCGGCGAAAAAGCGGTGACCTCCACTCACGGTTTGCTGACCACCATCGCCTGCGGTCCGCGCGGCGAGGTGAACTACGCTCTGGAAGGGGCGGTGTTTATGGCTGGCGCCTCCATTCAGTGGCTGCGCGACGAGATGAAGCTCATCAGCGATGCGTTCGACTCCGAGTACTTCGCCACCAAAGTGAAGGACACCAACGGCGTGTATGTCGTGCCCGCGTTCACCGGTCTTGGCGCGCCCTACTGGGACCCGTATGCCCGCGGCGCGATTTTCGGCCTCACCCGCGGCGTGAACTCGAACCACATTATCCGTGCGACGCTGGAGTCCATCGCCTATCAGACCCGCGACGTGCTGGAAGCAATGCAGGCTGACTCCGGTATCCGTCTGCACGCCCTGCGCGTGGACGGCGGCGCGGTGGCCAACAACTTCCTGATGCAGTTCCAGTCCGATATCCTCGGCACCCGTGTGGAGCGTCCGGAAGTGCGCGAAGTCACAGCCCTGGGCGCCGCCTATCTGGCCGGGCTGGCGGTCGGCTTCTGGCAGAACCTTGATGAGCTGCAGGAGAAAGCGGTGATTGAGCGCGAATTCCGCCCGGGCATTGAAACCACCGAGCGCAACTATCGCTACAGCGGCTGGAAGAAAGCGGTGAAACGCGCCCTGGCGTGGGAAGAGCACGACGAAGCGTAA
- a CDS encoding MIP/aquaporin family protein, which translates to MSQTSTLKGQCIAEFLGTGLLIFFGVGCVAALKVAGASFGQWEISIIWGLGVAMAIYLTAGVSGAHLNPAVTIALWLFACFDGRKVVPFIISQFAGAFCAAALVYGLYYNLFLDYETTHHMVRGSVESLDLAGIFSTYPNPHINFVQAFAVEMVITAILMGVILALTDDGNGVPRGPLAPLLIGLLIAVIGASMGPLTGFAMNPARDIGPKAFAWLAGWGDVAFTGGKDIPYFLVPLCAPVVGAALGAFSYRKLIGRHLPCDTCVDEEQQSPSSSTTQHKASL; encoded by the coding sequence ATGAGCCAAACATCAACCTTAAAAGGCCAGTGCATCGCAGAGTTCCTCGGTACCGGGTTGTTGATCTTTTTCGGCGTTGGGTGCGTGGCTGCGCTCAAGGTCGCGGGAGCCAGCTTCGGACAATGGGAAATCAGCATCATCTGGGGTCTGGGCGTCGCCATGGCGATCTACCTGACCGCCGGGGTATCCGGTGCGCACCTTAACCCTGCGGTGACCATCGCGCTCTGGCTGTTCGCCTGCTTCGATGGCCGCAAAGTGGTTCCTTTTATTATTTCGCAATTCGCTGGCGCCTTTTGCGCTGCGGCATTAGTTTACGGGCTTTATTACAATCTTTTCCTCGATTATGAAACCACCCACCATATGGTACGCGGCAGCGTGGAAAGCCTTGATCTGGCTGGCATCTTCTCCACTTACCCGAACCCGCATATCAATTTTGTGCAGGCCTTCGCGGTAGAGATGGTGATTACCGCTATCCTGATGGGCGTCATCCTGGCGCTGACCGACGATGGCAACGGCGTGCCGCGCGGCCCGCTGGCGCCGCTTCTTATCGGCCTGCTGATCGCGGTGATTGGCGCCTCCATGGGCCCGCTGACCGGCTTCGCCATGAACCCGGCGCGTGATATCGGCCCGAAAGCCTTCGCCTGGCTGGCCGGCTGGGGTGATGTCGCCTTCACCGGCGGCAAAGATATACCTTATTTCCTGGTGCCGCTGTGCGCACCGGTGGTCGGCGCGGCGCTGGGCGCGTTCAGCTATCGTAAGCTGATTGGCCGCCACCTGCCTTGCGACACCTGCGTGGACGAAGAGCAACAGAGCCCCTCCTCTTCCACCACTCAACATAAAGCTTCGCTGTAA
- the zapB gene encoding septal ring assembly protein ZapB, translating to MTMSLEVFEKLESKVQQAIDTITLLQMEIEELKEKNNTLAQEVQSAQHGREELERENSQLKEQQQGWQERLQALLGRMEEV from the coding sequence ATGACGATGTCATTAGAAGTGTTTGAGAAATTAGAATCTAAGGTTCAGCAGGCGATTGATACCATCACTCTGTTGCAGATGGAAATCGAAGAGCTGAAAGAAAAGAACAACACCCTGGCGCAGGAAGTTCAGAGCGCGCAGCATGGTCGTGAAGAGCTGGAGCGCGAAAACAGCCAGCTGAAAGAGCAGCAGCAGGGCTGGCAGGAGCGTCTGCAGGCGCTGCTGGGCCGCATGGAAGAAGTCTAA
- a CDS encoding sulfate ABC transporter substrate-binding protein, with amino-acid sequence MNKWGVGLTLLLASASVLAKDIQLLNVSYDPTRELYEQYNKAFSAHWKQETGDNVVIRQSHGGSGKQATSVINGIEADVVTLALAYDVDAIAERGRIDKNWLKRLPDNSAPYTSTIVFLVRKGNPKQIHDWNDLIKPGVSVITPNPKSSGGARWNYLAAWGYALHQNHGDQAKAQEFVKALYKNVEVLDSGARGSTNTFVERGIGDVLIAWENEALLATNELGKDKFEIVTPSESILAEPTVSVVDKVVDKKGTRQVAEAYLKYLYSPEGQEIAAKNFYRPRDPNVAKKYANEFPKLKLFTIDQEFGGWTKAQKAHFSNGGTFDQISQR; translated from the coding sequence ATGAATAAGTGGGGCGTAGGGTTAACTCTGTTGCTGGCATCCGCCAGCGTTCTGGCAAAAGACATTCAGCTATTAAACGTATCTTATGATCCAACGCGCGAGCTGTACGAACAGTACAACAAAGCGTTCAGCGCGCACTGGAAGCAGGAGACCGGCGACAACGTGGTGATCCGCCAGTCGCACGGCGGCTCCGGCAAGCAGGCGACCTCGGTGATTAACGGTATTGAAGCGGATGTGGTTACGCTGGCGCTGGCCTACGACGTCGACGCGATCGCCGAGCGCGGCCGTATCGATAAAAACTGGCTGAAGCGCCTGCCGGATAACTCCGCGCCCTATACTTCCACCATCGTGTTCCTCGTCCGTAAGGGCAATCCGAAACAGATCCATGACTGGAACGACCTGATCAAACCGGGCGTGTCGGTCATTACCCCGAACCCGAAAAGCTCCGGCGGCGCTCGCTGGAACTACCTGGCGGCCTGGGGCTATGCCCTGCATCAGAACCATGGCGACCAGGCGAAAGCCCAGGAGTTCGTCAAGGCGCTGTATAAAAACGTGGAAGTGCTGGACTCCGGCGCGCGCGGTTCGACCAATACCTTCGTAGAACGCGGGATCGGCGATGTGCTGATCGCCTGGGAAAACGAAGCGCTGCTGGCGACCAACGAACTGGGCAAAGACAAGTTTGAAATCGTGACTCCGAGTGAGTCGATTCTGGCTGAGCCGACCGTTTCGGTGGTCGATAAAGTCGTGGATAAGAAAGGCACCCGCCAGGTGGCGGAAGCGTACCTGAAGTATCTCTACTCGCCGGAAGGCCAGGAGATTGCGGCGAAGAACTTCTACCGTCCGCGCGATCCGAACGTGGCGAAGAAATATGCTAATGAATTCCCGAAACTGAAGCTGTTCACCATCGATCAGGAGTTCGGCGGCTGGACGAAAGCGCAGAAAGCGCACTTCTCCAACGGCGGCACCTTCGACCAGATTAGCCAGCGTTAA
- a CDS encoding CDP-diacylglycerol diphosphatase — translation MKMRRVRYFLLALLVAILAALAGGYYWLHSGNPDALRKIVLQQCVPHQQQQQNPSPCAEVNLKGGYVLFKDRNGPLQYLLMPTYRINGTESPLLLDPLTPNFFWQAWQGREIMSQRHGAPVPDNAVSLAINSRSGRTQNHFHIHISCLRPDVRAQLDKDAAAISSRWLPLPGGLEGHEYLARRVTEAELAQRSPFLMLAEEVPEARQHMGRFALAMAQQGDGSLVLLATERNLLSLNRASAEEIQDHRCAILNANH, via the coding sequence ATGAAAATGAGAAGAGTAAGATACTTTTTGCTGGCGCTGCTGGTGGCGATCCTCGCGGCGCTGGCCGGCGGCTACTACTGGCTGCACTCTGGCAACCCGGACGCGTTGCGCAAGATTGTTCTGCAGCAGTGCGTTCCCCATCAGCAACAGCAGCAAAACCCGTCGCCGTGCGCCGAAGTGAACCTCAAGGGCGGCTATGTGCTGTTTAAAGACCGTAACGGCCCGCTGCAGTATTTGCTGATGCCGACCTACCGCATTAACGGCACCGAAAGCCCGCTGCTGTTGGATCCGCTGACGCCCAACTTCTTCTGGCAGGCCTGGCAGGGGCGTGAAATCATGAGCCAGCGCCACGGCGCGCCGGTCCCGGATAACGCGGTATCGCTGGCAATCAACTCGCGCAGCGGACGCACGCAAAACCATTTCCATATTCATATCTCTTGCCTGCGCCCCGATGTGCGCGCGCAGTTAGATAAGGATGCGGCGGCGATCAGCAGCCGCTGGCTGCCGCTACCGGGTGGGCTTGAGGGCCATGAATACCTGGCGCGCCGGGTGACGGAGGCGGAGCTGGCCCAGCGCAGCCCATTCCTGATGCTGGCGGAAGAGGTGCCGGAGGCGCGTCAGCATATGGGACGCTTCGCGCTGGCGATGGCCCAGCAGGGCGACGGCTCGCTGGTGCTGCTGGCGACGGAGCGTAACCTGCTCTCCCTGAACCGGGCCTCGGCGGAAGAGATTCAGGATCATCGCTGCGCCATCCTTAACGCAAACCACTAG
- a CDS encoding SLC13 family permease, whose translation MSLWLTHPLFLPSLIVGVTIVLWATSLLPEFITALLFFAAAMMAKIAPPEVIFGGFASSAFWLVFSGFVLGIAIRKTGLADRAAQALSARLTDSWPRMVASVVLLSYALAFVMPSNMGRIALLMPIVAAMARRAAIADGSRGWFGLALAVGFGTFQLSATILPANVPNLVMSGAAEGSYGIHLNYVPYLLLHTPVLGWLKGAVLVALICWLFPGKPHPPRDLAPLPAMSRDEKRLAWLLAVVLTLWVTESWHGVGPAWTGLAAAVVTLLPRVGFISGEEFASGVNMRTCIYVAGILGLAITVTQTGIGGVVGNALLEVMPLDKDNPFTSFLALTGITSALNFIMTANGVPALYTTFAQSFADATGFPLLSIIMIQVLGYSTPLLPYQASPIVVAMGLGKVPARAGMLLCLALAAVSYLILLPLDYAWYQLLGKL comes from the coding sequence ATGTCGCTCTGGCTTACCCACCCGCTGTTCCTCCCTTCACTGATTGTCGGCGTCACCATTGTGCTCTGGGCGACGTCGCTGCTGCCGGAGTTTATCACCGCGCTGCTGTTTTTCGCTGCGGCGATGATGGCGAAAATCGCCCCGCCGGAGGTGATCTTTGGCGGCTTTGCCTCCTCGGCCTTCTGGCTGGTGTTCAGCGGCTTTGTGCTCGGCATCGCGATCCGTAAAACCGGGCTGGCGGACCGGGCGGCGCAGGCGTTGTCTGCGCGGCTAACCGACTCCTGGCCGCGGATGGTCGCCAGCGTGGTACTCCTGAGCTACGCCCTGGCGTTCGTGATGCCTTCCAACATGGGGCGCATCGCGCTGCTGATGCCGATCGTGGCGGCGATGGCCCGCCGGGCGGCCATTGCCGACGGTAGCCGCGGCTGGTTCGGCCTGGCGCTGGCGGTGGGATTCGGCACCTTTCAGCTGTCGGCGACCATTCTGCCCGCCAACGTGCCGAATCTGGTGATGAGCGGCGCGGCGGAAGGCTCGTACGGTATCCACCTGAATTATGTCCCCTATTTACTGCTGCATACGCCGGTGCTTGGCTGGCTGAAAGGGGCGGTGCTGGTGGCGCTAATCTGCTGGCTGTTTCCTGGTAAGCCGCATCCGCCGCGCGACCTGGCGCCGCTGCCGGCGATGAGCCGCGACGAGAAGCGTCTGGCGTGGCTGCTGGCGGTGGTCCTCACGCTGTGGGTGACCGAGAGCTGGCACGGCGTCGGCCCGGCGTGGACCGGCCTGGCGGCGGCGGTGGTAACGCTGCTGCCGCGGGTGGGCTTTATCAGCGGCGAGGAGTTTGCCAGCGGCGTGAATATGCGCACCTGCATCTACGTCGCCGGGATTCTGGGGCTGGCGATCACCGTCACCCAAACCGGGATTGGCGGCGTGGTGGGCAATGCGCTGCTGGAAGTGATGCCCCTGGATAAAGACAATCCTTTCACCAGCTTTCTCGCTCTGACCGGGATAACCAGCGCGCTGAACTTTATTATGACCGCCAACGGCGTGCCGGCGCTCTACACCACCTTTGCCCAGAGCTTTGCCGACGCCACCGGCTTCCCGTTGCTGAGCATAATTATGATTCAGGTGCTGGGCTATTCCACGCCGCTGCTGCCGTATCAAGCGTCGCCGATCGTGGTCGCGATGGGGTTAGGCAAGGTCCCGGCGAGGGCGGGGATGCTGCTGTGTCTGGCGCTGGCGGCGGTGAGCTATTTGATTTTGCTGCCGCTGGACTACGCCTGGTATCAGCTGTTGGGGAAACTGTAG
- the tpiA gene encoding triose-phosphate isomerase, whose amino-acid sequence MRHPLVMGNWKLNGSRHMVNELVANLRTELAGVSGCAVAIAPPEMYLDLAKRAAEGSHIHLGAQNVDVNLSGAFTGETSAEMLKDIGAQYIIIGHSERRTYHKESDELIAKKFAVLKEQGLTPVLCIGETEAENEAGKTEEVCARQIDAVLKTQGAAAFEGVVIAYEPVWAIGTGKSATPAQAQAVHKFIRDHIAKADAKIAEQVIIQYGGSVNAGNAAELFTQPDIDGALVGGASLKADAFAVIVKAAEAAKKA is encoded by the coding sequence ATGCGACATCCTTTAGTGATGGGTAACTGGAAACTGAACGGCAGCCGCCACATGGTAAACGAACTGGTTGCGAACCTGCGTACCGAGCTGGCTGGCGTAAGCGGCTGTGCAGTTGCCATCGCCCCGCCGGAAATGTATCTGGACCTGGCTAAGCGTGCGGCAGAAGGCAGCCACATCCACCTGGGCGCGCAGAACGTTGACGTGAACCTGTCCGGCGCTTTCACCGGTGAAACCTCCGCCGAAATGCTGAAAGATATCGGCGCGCAGTACATCATCATCGGCCACTCCGAGCGTCGTACCTACCACAAAGAATCCGACGAGCTGATCGCGAAGAAATTCGCCGTGCTGAAAGAGCAGGGTCTGACTCCGGTACTGTGCATCGGTGAAACCGAAGCGGAAAACGAAGCGGGCAAAACGGAAGAAGTTTGCGCGCGTCAGATCGACGCGGTACTGAAAACGCAGGGCGCTGCCGCTTTCGAAGGCGTGGTTATCGCTTACGAACCCGTATGGGCTATCGGTACCGGCAAATCCGCGACCCCGGCTCAGGCTCAGGCGGTGCACAAATTCATCCGTGACCACATTGCTAAAGCTGACGCCAAAATCGCTGAGCAAGTGATCATCCAGTACGGCGGTTCCGTTAACGCTGGCAACGCAGCAGAGCTGTTCACCCAGCCGGACATCGACGGCGCGCTGGTTGGCGGCGCTTCCCTGAAAGCAGACGCTTTCGCGGTGATCGTGAAAGCTGCAGAAGCGGCGAAAAAAGCCTAA
- a CDS encoding YiiQ family protein: MKKWTILCFSGLMGLAVGPHALSAESESTTAAPYLLAGAPSFDLSISQFREKFNADNPKLPLNEFRSISTSRDRANLTRAASKINENLYASTALERGTLKIKSMQITWLPIQGPEQKAAKAKALEYMSAMIRAFVPTLSPAQSQQKLQKLLTAGKGKRYFADTEGAVRYVVADHGEKGLTFAIEPIKLALSETLEGNNK, translated from the coding sequence ATGAAGAAGTGGACAATCTTGTGTTTCAGTGGGCTGATGGGCCTTGCCGTCGGCCCGCACGCGTTGTCCGCAGAAAGCGAATCGACGACCGCTGCTCCCTACCTGCTCGCCGGCGCGCCGAGCTTTGACCTGTCGATCAGCCAGTTCCGGGAAAAATTTAACGCCGATAACCCGAAGCTGCCTCTGAATGAATTCCGTTCCATATCAACCAGCCGCGATCGGGCTAACCTGACCCGCGCCGCCAGCAAGATAAACGAAAATCTCTATGCCTCCACCGCGCTGGAGCGCGGCACGCTGAAGATCAAATCCATGCAGATCACCTGGCTACCGATCCAGGGGCCGGAGCAAAAAGCGGCGAAGGCCAAAGCGCTGGAGTATATGAGCGCCATGATCCGCGCCTTCGTGCCCACCCTTAGCCCGGCGCAGAGCCAGCAAAAACTGCAGAAACTGCTGACCGCCGGCAAAGGCAAACGCTACTTCGCCGACACCGAGGGCGCCGTGCGCTATGTGGTGGCAGATCATGGCGAAAAGGGTCTGACCTTCGCTATTGAACCGATTAAGCTGGCGCTATCTGAAACGCTGGAAGGTAACAATAAATGA
- a CDS encoding DUF805 domain-containing protein, translating to MTLQQWLFSIKGRIGRRDFWIWIAIWLVTMSALFTLAGSNLLNLQTAAFIIVCLLWPTAAVVVKRLHDRGKSGLWALLMILAWMLLAGNWAMLPQVWQWGVGRFVPTLIIVMMLIDLGAFVGTQGENKFGKETQDVRWKADA from the coding sequence ATGACCCTACAGCAGTGGTTATTCTCAATTAAAGGGCGCATTGGCCGCCGCGATTTCTGGATCTGGATTGCCATCTGGCTGGTGACCATGAGCGCTCTGTTCACCCTGGCAGGCAGCAATCTGCTTAATCTGCAGACGGCAGCGTTTATTATCGTCTGCCTGCTGTGGCCGACGGCGGCGGTGGTGGTGAAGCGACTGCACGATCGCGGCAAATCCGGACTGTGGGCGCTGCTGATGATTTTGGCGTGGATGCTGCTGGCGGGGAACTGGGCGATGCTGCCGCAGGTCTGGCAGTGGGGCGTCGGGCGCTTTGTGCCGACGCTGATTATCGTCATGATGCTGATCGACCTGGGGGCGTTTGTCGGCACCCAGGGCGAGAATAAGTTCGGCAAGGAGACCCAGGACGTGCGCTGGAAAGCGGACGCCTGA
- the fpr gene encoding ferredoxin--NADP(+) reductase translates to MADWVSGKVTKVEYWTDALFSLYVRAPVQPFTAGQFTKLGLEIDGERVQRAYSYVNAPGNPDLEFYLVTVPEGKLSPRLAALKPGDEVQVVSEAAGFFVLEEVPNCDTLWMLATGTALGPYLSILQEGKDLERFNHLVLVHAVRYAADLSYLPLMRELEQRYAGKLRIQTVVSRETVAGSLTGRVPFLIETGALEEAVGLPMTNDTSHVMLCGNPQMVRDTQQLLKETRQMTKHLRRRPGHMTAEHYW, encoded by the coding sequence ATGGCGGACTGGGTTAGCGGCAAAGTGACAAAAGTGGAGTACTGGACGGACGCCTTGTTCAGTTTATACGTGCGGGCGCCGGTTCAGCCGTTTACCGCCGGGCAATTTACCAAGCTCGGGCTGGAAATCGACGGCGAACGCGTGCAGCGCGCCTACTCCTACGTCAACGCTCCCGGCAATCCCGATCTCGAGTTCTATCTGGTCACCGTCCCGGAAGGCAAACTGAGCCCGCGTCTGGCGGCGCTGAAGCCGGGCGATGAGGTCCAGGTGGTGAGCGAAGCGGCTGGCTTCTTCGTCCTCGAGGAAGTACCGAATTGCGATACCCTGTGGATGCTGGCGACCGGCACCGCGCTTGGGCCTTACCTGTCGATTCTCCAGGAAGGCAAAGATCTTGAGCGCTTTAACCATCTGGTGCTGGTCCATGCCGTGCGCTACGCCGCGGACCTGAGCTATCTGCCGCTGATGCGCGAGCTTGAGCAGCGCTACGCCGGCAAATTACGCATCCAGACGGTGGTCAGTCGCGAAACCGTGGCAGGCTCGCTGACCGGCCGGGTGCCGTTCCTGATTGAAACCGGGGCGCTGGAGGAGGCGGTCGGCCTGCCGATGACCAACGACACCAGCCATGTGATGCTGTGCGGCAACCCGCAGATGGTGCGCGATACCCAACAGCTGTTAAAAGAGACCCGGCAGATGACCAAACATCTGCGTCGCCGGCCGGGCCACATGACGGCGGAGCATTACTGGTAA
- the glpX gene encoding class II fructose-bisphosphatase, translating into MKRELAIEFSRVTEAAALAGYKWLGRGDKNSADGAAVNAMRIMLNLVNIDGTIVIGEGEIDEAPMLYIGEKVGTGKGDAVDIAVDPIEGTRMTAMGQANALAVMAVGDKGCFLNAPDMYMEKLIVGPGAKGAIDLSLPLEENLRNIARALNKPLGELTVTVLAKPRHDAVIAQLQQLGVRVFAIPDGDVAASILTCMPDSEVDVLYGIGGAPEGVVSAAVIRALDGDMQGRLLARHHVKGDSEENRRIGENELARCKTMGIEAGKVLRLDEMARSDNVVFSATGITKGDLLDGITRKGNMATTETLLIRGKSRTIRRIQSIHYLDRKDPDVQQHIL; encoded by the coding sequence ATGAAACGAGAACTGGCCATCGAATTTTCGCGTGTCACCGAAGCCGCCGCGCTGGCGGGCTATAAATGGCTGGGCCGCGGCGATAAAAACTCCGCCGACGGCGCCGCGGTGAACGCCATGCGCATTATGCTTAACCTCGTCAATATCGACGGCACCATCGTCATCGGCGAGGGCGAAATCGATGAAGCGCCGATGCTCTATATCGGCGAAAAAGTGGGCACCGGCAAGGGCGATGCGGTGGATATCGCCGTCGATCCCATCGAAGGCACCCGGATGACGGCGATGGGCCAGGCTAACGCCCTGGCGGTGATGGCGGTCGGCGATAAAGGCTGCTTCCTCAACGCGCCGGATATGTATATGGAAAAGCTGATTGTCGGCCCGGGCGCTAAAGGCGCTATCGACCTCAGTCTGCCGCTGGAAGAGAACCTGCGCAATATCGCCCGCGCGCTGAACAAGCCGCTGGGCGAGCTGACCGTCACCGTGCTGGCGAAACCGCGCCACGACGCGGTGATTGCTCAGCTGCAGCAGCTGGGCGTGCGCGTGTTCGCCATTCCCGATGGCGACGTCGCGGCCTCCATTCTCACCTGCATGCCGGATAGCGAAGTCGACGTGCTGTACGGCATCGGCGGCGCGCCGGAAGGGGTGGTTTCCGCCGCGGTGATCCGCGCGCTCGACGGCGATATGCAGGGCCGCCTGCTGGCTCGTCACCACGTGAAGGGCGACAGCGAAGAGAATCGTCGCATCGGTGAAAACGAGCTGGCGCGCTGCAAAACCATGGGCATCGAAGCGGGTAAAGTGCTGCGCCTTGATGAAATGGCGCGCAGCGATAACGTCGTCTTCTCCGCCACCGGCATCACCAAAGGCGATCTGCTGGACGGCATCACCCGTAAGGGCAATATGGCCACCACCGAGACGCTGCTGATCCGCGGCAAGTCGCGCACCATCCGTCGGATCCAGTCGATTCATTACCTCGACCGTAAAGATCCGGACGTCCAGCAGCACATCCTGTAA